The proteins below are encoded in one region of Antennarius striatus isolate MH-2024 chromosome 7, ASM4005453v1, whole genome shotgun sequence:
- the zmat3 gene encoding zinc finger matrin-type protein 3 isoform X3, with protein MLKPPLSLFSHPQQPFQHMDSLHQLGPPPMTPPLAPAQAVGPPTMVPTQTLGPPPMTASHTLRPPPITPPHSLGPPPMAPTQPLRLPPMAHALGPPPVDHTQAPVPPTMDLTQPLGPPPLNPALALVPPPVAARGAGQFPLPPSPMSSPPPPGPDASQMPPPRPPGPTLVPGPVSCLIPGPVGGQPDPPQDEGSPLGGEEQEDALGLGELCKPLYCKLCNVTLNSAQQAQAHYQGKNHSKKLRNFYAGSQQPPAIRIPEALEASGQTALGSGSSDCDAGRQALYKGATRVILATENDYCKLCDASFSSPAVAQAHYQGKNHAKKLRLAEAQQISSSMDGSSEAAPRRSRKDGSEYRLVKNRRSPQLAANVPGPYYNPRPRQRIPRDLAMCVTPSGQFYCSMCNCGAEQETDFRQHLESKQHKAKVSELRYRHEMENLGYS; from the exons ATGCTGAAGCCCCCCCTCAGCCTCTTCAGCCATCCCCAGCAGCCCTTCCAACACATGGACTCTCTGCACCAGCTGGGGCCCCCGCCGATGACCCCCCCCTTAGCCCCCGCTCAGGCAGTCGGACCCCCAACCATGGTTCCCACCCAGACCCTTGGGCCCCCTCCCATGACTGCATCTCACACGTTAAGGCCTCCCCCCATCACCCCTCCACACAGCTTGGGCCCCCCTCCGATGGCCCCCACTCAGCCGCTGAGGCTCCCGCCGATGGCGCATGCCTTGGGGCCCCCACCTGTGGATCACACACAAGCACCTGTGCCTCCAACTATGGACCTCACGCAACCTCTGGGGCCACCACCCCTGAACCCCGCCCTCGCGCTGGTGCCCCCACCCGTGGCGGCACGTGGAGCCGGCCAgttccccctccctcccagccCCATGTCCTCCCCCCCGCCTCCGGGCCCGGACGCCTCCCAGATGCCCCCACCTAGGCCTCCGGGTCCGACGCTGGTTCCTGGGCCGGTGTCTTGCCTCATCCCCGGTCCGGTCGGGGGCCAGCCTGACCCCCCCCAGGATGAGGGCTCCCCGCTGGggggggaggagcaggaggatgCCCTGGGCCTGGGGGAGCTGTGCAAACCGCTGTACTGTAAGCTCTGCAACGTGACCCTCAACTCGGCGCAGCAGGCGCAGGCGCACTACCAG GGGAAGAACCACAGCAAGAAGCTACGAAACTTCTACGCCGGCAGTCAGCAGCCGCCGGCCATCAGGATCCCAGAAGCCCTCGAGGCTTCGGGCCAGACGGCCCTCGGCTCCGGGTCCTCGGACTGCGACGCAGGCAGGCAG GCGTTGTACAAAGGCGCCACCCGGGTCATCCTGGCCACGGAGAACGACTACTGTAAGCTCTGCGACGCCTCCTTCAGCTCGCCGGCGGTAGCGCAGGCCCACTATCAGGGCAAGAACCACGCCAAGAAGCTGCGTCTGGCCGAGGCCCAGCAGATCTCCAGCAGCAT GGACGGCAGCAGCGAGGCGGCGCCAAGAAGGAGCAGAAAAGACGGCAGCGAGTACCGACTTGTGAAGAACCGGCGCAGCCCGCAGCTGGCTGCCAACGTGCCAG GCCCGTACTACAACCCCAGGCCGAGGCAGCGCATCCCGCGGGACCTGGCCATGTGTGTGACCCCCAGCGGGCAGTTCTACTGCTCCATGTGCAACTGTGGGGCGGAGCAGGAGACGGACTTCAGGCAGCATCTGGAGAGCAAGCAGCACAAAGCCAAAGTGTCCGAGCTCCGATACCGGCACGAGATGGAGAACCTGGGCTACAGCTAG
- the zmat3 gene encoding zinc finger matrin-type protein 3 isoform X1 produces MMALQLRNGDAAYYQSARFCRNYTPPHVRYVDSSHYLARLPGPEAMLKPPLSLFSHPQQPFQHMDSLHQLGPPPMTPPLAPAQAVGPPTMVPTQTLGPPPMTASHTLRPPPITPPHSLGPPPMAPTQPLRLPPMAHALGPPPVDHTQAPVPPTMDLTQPLGPPPLNPALALVPPPVAARGAGQFPLPPSPMSSPPPPGPDASQMPPPRPPGPTLVPGPVSCLIPGPVGGQPDPPQDEGSPLGGEEQEDALGLGELCKPLYCKLCNVTLNSAQQAQAHYQGKNHSKKLRNFYAGSQQPPAIRIPEALEASGQTALGSGSSDCDAGRQALYKGATRVILATENDYCKLCDASFSSPAVAQAHYQGKNHAKKLRLAEAQQISSSMDGSSEAAPRRSRKDGSEYRLVKNRRSPQLAANVPGPYYNPRPRQRIPRDLAMCVTPSGQFYCSMCNCGAEQETDFRQHLESKQHKAKVSELRYRHEMENLGYS; encoded by the exons GTCCAGAGGCCATGCTGAAGCCCCCCCTCAGCCTCTTCAGCCATCCCCAGCAGCCCTTCCAACACATGGACTCTCTGCACCAGCTGGGGCCCCCGCCGATGACCCCCCCCTTAGCCCCCGCTCAGGCAGTCGGACCCCCAACCATGGTTCCCACCCAGACCCTTGGGCCCCCTCCCATGACTGCATCTCACACGTTAAGGCCTCCCCCCATCACCCCTCCACACAGCTTGGGCCCCCCTCCGATGGCCCCCACTCAGCCGCTGAGGCTCCCGCCGATGGCGCATGCCTTGGGGCCCCCACCTGTGGATCACACACAAGCACCTGTGCCTCCAACTATGGACCTCACGCAACCTCTGGGGCCACCACCCCTGAACCCCGCCCTCGCGCTGGTGCCCCCACCCGTGGCGGCACGTGGAGCCGGCCAgttccccctccctcccagccCCATGTCCTCCCCCCCGCCTCCGGGCCCGGACGCCTCCCAGATGCCCCCACCTAGGCCTCCGGGTCCGACGCTGGTTCCTGGGCCGGTGTCTTGCCTCATCCCCGGTCCGGTCGGGGGCCAGCCTGACCCCCCCCAGGATGAGGGCTCCCCGCTGGggggggaggagcaggaggatgCCCTGGGCCTGGGGGAGCTGTGCAAACCGCTGTACTGTAAGCTCTGCAACGTGACCCTCAACTCGGCGCAGCAGGCGCAGGCGCACTACCAG GGGAAGAACCACAGCAAGAAGCTACGAAACTTCTACGCCGGCAGTCAGCAGCCGCCGGCCATCAGGATCCCAGAAGCCCTCGAGGCTTCGGGCCAGACGGCCCTCGGCTCCGGGTCCTCGGACTGCGACGCAGGCAGGCAG GCGTTGTACAAAGGCGCCACCCGGGTCATCCTGGCCACGGAGAACGACTACTGTAAGCTCTGCGACGCCTCCTTCAGCTCGCCGGCGGTAGCGCAGGCCCACTATCAGGGCAAGAACCACGCCAAGAAGCTGCGTCTGGCCGAGGCCCAGCAGATCTCCAGCAGCAT GGACGGCAGCAGCGAGGCGGCGCCAAGAAGGAGCAGAAAAGACGGCAGCGAGTACCGACTTGTGAAGAACCGGCGCAGCCCGCAGCTGGCTGCCAACGTGCCAG GCCCGTACTACAACCCCAGGCCGAGGCAGCGCATCCCGCGGGACCTGGCCATGTGTGTGACCCCCAGCGGGCAGTTCTACTGCTCCATGTGCAACTGTGGGGCGGAGCAGGAGACGGACTTCAGGCAGCATCTGGAGAGCAAGCAGCACAAAGCCAAAGTGTCCGAGCTCCGATACCGGCACGAGATGGAGAACCTGGGCTACAGCTAG
- the zmat3 gene encoding zinc finger matrin-type protein 3 isoform X2, with amino-acid sequence MLNRQCTGPEAMLKPPLSLFSHPQQPFQHMDSLHQLGPPPMTPPLAPAQAVGPPTMVPTQTLGPPPMTASHTLRPPPITPPHSLGPPPMAPTQPLRLPPMAHALGPPPVDHTQAPVPPTMDLTQPLGPPPLNPALALVPPPVAARGAGQFPLPPSPMSSPPPPGPDASQMPPPRPPGPTLVPGPVSCLIPGPVGGQPDPPQDEGSPLGGEEQEDALGLGELCKPLYCKLCNVTLNSAQQAQAHYQGKNHSKKLRNFYAGSQQPPAIRIPEALEASGQTALGSGSSDCDAGRQALYKGATRVILATENDYCKLCDASFSSPAVAQAHYQGKNHAKKLRLAEAQQISSSMDGSSEAAPRRSRKDGSEYRLVKNRRSPQLAANVPGPYYNPRPRQRIPRDLAMCVTPSGQFYCSMCNCGAEQETDFRQHLESKQHKAKVSELRYRHEMENLGYS; translated from the exons GTCCAGAGGCCATGCTGAAGCCCCCCCTCAGCCTCTTCAGCCATCCCCAGCAGCCCTTCCAACACATGGACTCTCTGCACCAGCTGGGGCCCCCGCCGATGACCCCCCCCTTAGCCCCCGCTCAGGCAGTCGGACCCCCAACCATGGTTCCCACCCAGACCCTTGGGCCCCCTCCCATGACTGCATCTCACACGTTAAGGCCTCCCCCCATCACCCCTCCACACAGCTTGGGCCCCCCTCCGATGGCCCCCACTCAGCCGCTGAGGCTCCCGCCGATGGCGCATGCCTTGGGGCCCCCACCTGTGGATCACACACAAGCACCTGTGCCTCCAACTATGGACCTCACGCAACCTCTGGGGCCACCACCCCTGAACCCCGCCCTCGCGCTGGTGCCCCCACCCGTGGCGGCACGTGGAGCCGGCCAgttccccctccctcccagccCCATGTCCTCCCCCCCGCCTCCGGGCCCGGACGCCTCCCAGATGCCCCCACCTAGGCCTCCGGGTCCGACGCTGGTTCCTGGGCCGGTGTCTTGCCTCATCCCCGGTCCGGTCGGGGGCCAGCCTGACCCCCCCCAGGATGAGGGCTCCCCGCTGGggggggaggagcaggaggatgCCCTGGGCCTGGGGGAGCTGTGCAAACCGCTGTACTGTAAGCTCTGCAACGTGACCCTCAACTCGGCGCAGCAGGCGCAGGCGCACTACCAG GGGAAGAACCACAGCAAGAAGCTACGAAACTTCTACGCCGGCAGTCAGCAGCCGCCGGCCATCAGGATCCCAGAAGCCCTCGAGGCTTCGGGCCAGACGGCCCTCGGCTCCGGGTCCTCGGACTGCGACGCAGGCAGGCAG GCGTTGTACAAAGGCGCCACCCGGGTCATCCTGGCCACGGAGAACGACTACTGTAAGCTCTGCGACGCCTCCTTCAGCTCGCCGGCGGTAGCGCAGGCCCACTATCAGGGCAAGAACCACGCCAAGAAGCTGCGTCTGGCCGAGGCCCAGCAGATCTCCAGCAGCAT GGACGGCAGCAGCGAGGCGGCGCCAAGAAGGAGCAGAAAAGACGGCAGCGAGTACCGACTTGTGAAGAACCGGCGCAGCCCGCAGCTGGCTGCCAACGTGCCAG GCCCGTACTACAACCCCAGGCCGAGGCAGCGCATCCCGCGGGACCTGGCCATGTGTGTGACCCCCAGCGGGCAGTTCTACTGCTCCATGTGCAACTGTGGGGCGGAGCAGGAGACGGACTTCAGGCAGCATCTGGAGAGCAAGCAGCACAAAGCCAAAGTGTCCGAGCTCCGATACCGGCACGAGATGGAGAACCTGGGCTACAGCTAG